TTCCGCCGTTCCAGATTCACGAGCGATATTATAACACAAACTATTTTATTACAATAAAGTTAGCCTGCCTACTTTGCAGGATTTAACAAAAGTGGCGATCGCTTTCGTGCGCCCGACCGAATAAAAAAAATAACAAATCTGATTTTAAATTACATAATGTGGCTCAGACAGGAAACATCAGCATCCCCAAAGTGAAGACTCAAAGCCACATTCATATTTTCTAGAGATTTGACTAACCACGGTACACCATCCCTGGCGTAAGCTTCATAGTGGTTAAAAAGAATTGAAAATCGCTTTTCTAAATAGGGCTTGACTTTGCGGCACAGTAGCACGATTTTCAAAAGCATACCGATTGTGCAAGTTGCCCCCAGGTTGGTAATCAGATCCACAAACACATAGTGATTCGGTCGCTGCGGACTTTCCACTACTAAGAAGTTCAAAATCTGGCTGCAAGTACGCACGATCAGAAATTCGCTGGGTCTTTGACAATCGCTACTTGGCAAAGTGTTCTTCAGTTGGGCATACAATCGGTCATTAAACTGACGTTTGCCATATTCAGGGTCAATAGAAGATGTCAAGTATTCGTATAAATCCCATTTAAAAGCTCTATACGAGGGTGTCTGGCTAGTGTGGGTAATGAAGCTTTGGGATAAATCCCGATAGGTATGGGAGCCTTCGACTTTGCCGACAAATTGCTTGAGAGCAGCACCCAGTTCGCGATCGCTTAGTAAAGTGGGATTATGTACTGGCTGTATAATTCGCTCAGCTCCGACTGAGGAAGTCTTACGTGACATTTGCGCTCGTCGCACTTGATAAGTCACATACTGAGACAGATCAACTTCAAAATCTCGCTGAATCCGAGACTGAATTGCCCTGACGGTTTGCTGATGTTCGTAAGAACTATCTTCACTCAGCAGGCAATGTTCGTATAAGTAGGGATACCTGCGAATTAAGCTACCTAAAGGCTTAGAGCCATTGCCACTCGCCTCTGCCGCTTCAGTCATAACTTGAGCTAGGCGGCGCAGCGTCAGATATTGCTCCGTCTGGTTAAAAATCCTCACCAGTTCTCGGAAGCGCCTTGCTGAGCGAGAGCGAACCGTTCCCACGCTTGGAGGATGCTCAAATATATCTACCAAATCGGGGATAGACGCTTGGAGTTGCGGGTGCATCTGCCAGCGATTAATTAGAATGTGGCAGCAGCGATTGATAATAAACCGAAATTCCTGCTCAGCCTGCTTGGAACTAGCAATCCTCTCCAGAGCCATCCAAATTTTTGGCTCAGAGTATCCCACTCCATCCATAAATAGCTGACGAAATCGCTCGATCATCCGACTGGGTGACTCTTCTTGTACCCAGTGAAGCAGATGCTCGTAAAGCTGCTGCTCTTCAATGCTAGTTTGTCGATGGTAACAGTCTGTCCAGGTAGTCACGTCAAGAAAGCCCCCCTACGTGCAAATGTTAGGGCTAAGTGTATATTAGTTCCGTTAAGTCAGTGTAAATTGCAAATTGAACTGTGATGTAGTAGACGCTAGATAACAAGAGGCACTCTAGACAAAACCCTGATTTTGGGGGCTATACTCTATACTCCTATAAGCTAAGAGATTTTCGCCCAATTAGAGCATATCTTGACTAACTCTTTAAATGGCTCAGCAAATTTGCGGCAATATTGTGAATTTTTTGTGAAGTAAGTGTATAGTTTCGGCAAAGCATCACGTTAACCTCTCAAAAATCTATATCTACGGTAGGTAGACCCAATAGTGGCTGAATGTGATGTAAGTCACTGATAAAGATGCCTATTTTGTTGTGGTGCTGGGATTGGTGCATGATTAGGATTAATCTCATTGAAGTTTGAATTTAAGCTGTATGTCTTTTCACGTCCTCCTCTCGCAACTGGCTGAAATTATAGCGGCAGGGTCTGTAAACTTATCTGACGATCTCTTAGCGGCAGCTGTTGCAGGGATTACAACCGACACACGGACTCTAAAGGCGGGAGAAGTGTTTGTGGCACTGCGTGGAGAGAAGTTTGATGGACATGAATTTGTGGAAACTGCCTTGAGAAAAGGTGCGATTGCTGTCATTACAGACTACAAAATGCCTGGGGCTATTCCGCAATTACACGTAAAAGACACGTTGACAGCATATCAGGCGATCGCTCGGTGGTGGCGCTCGCAATTTAAAATACCAGTAATTGGCATAACTGGCTCCTGCGGTAAAACTACTACTAAAGAATTAGTCTCGGCAGTTTTGTCCTCTACCAAAGGGAATATTCATAAAACTTTATTCAATTACAACAATGAAATTGGCGTTCCCAAAACTTTGTTAGAAATGTCACCGATTCATGACTATGCCGTAATTGAAATGGCAATGCGGGCAAAAGGTGAAATTGCGCTGTTAACACAGATTGCGTGTCCGACAATTGGGGTAATTACTAATGTGGGTACAGCCCATATTGGGCGGCTGGGTTCAAAAGAAGCGATCGCACAAGCAAAATGTGAATTACTCGCCGAAATGCCCTCCAGCAGTATCGCTGTTCTTAACCACGACGATCGCCGCCTAATGGAAACAGCAGCCGGGGTTTGGCAAGGGCAAACCATCACCTACGGTTTAGAAGGCGGAGACGTGCGTGGCGAGTTAATTGATAACGAGACATTATTGGTTGAGGGGATGCGGCTACCTTTACCGCTACCGGGGCGACACAATGCGTCTAATTTCTTAGCAGCCTTAGCGGTGGCTAAAATTCTCCAAGTAGACTGGACACCGTTTAAGGCTGGTTTGGCGGTTAATTTGCCTTCTGGGAGGGCGCAGCGCTACAATTTGCCCAACGACGTTGTAATTCTCGATGAAACTTACAATGCTGGCTTAGAATCTATGTTGGCAGCGCTGCAATTGTTGGCAGAGACACCGGGGAAAAGGCATATTGCAGTTTTGGGTACGATGAAGGAATTGGGAGAGCAAAGTCCCGAATTTCACTTCGCAGTTGGAGAGGCGGCGCGAAAGCTCAATCTCGACGGGTTGCTGATTTTGGTAGACGATAAAGAAGCAGAAGCGATCGCGCTTGGTGCTGCACCTTTACCAGCAGAGTGCTTTACAACACATCAAGCTATTGTAGACCGTTTAAAAGAAATGGTAGAAGAAAGCGATCGCATCCTCTTCAAAGCCTCCCATTCCGTAGCACTCGATCGAGTTGTGAATCAGTTTCGTGCTGAATTTACTGCCTAATTAATATCATCCACCAAAATACCGTAAGAACACCCACAAGGGGTATCCGTCCCAAGCAAGGAGTCAATCCAAAGTGGCTAAGAAATTAGATCAAATCATTGTGGTTGATATTGAATCAACTTGCTGGGAAAAAAAACCACCAGAAGGCCAAGAAAGCGAAATCATCGAAATTGGTATTTGTCCGCTTGATGTCCCTTCTGGAGAAAGACTGGAAAAAGAAAGTATACTCGTGAAACCCGAACGCTCCCAAATAAGTGAATTTTGCACCAATTTAACAACTTTAACCCAAGAGCAAGTTAATCAAGGAGTACCCTTTGCAGAGGCTTGTTCAATTCTAAAAAAAAATACCTAACTCAGCAGCGAGTTTGGGCAAGCTACGGGGACTACGATAGAAACCAATTTCAAAAACAGTGCCAATCTCATTCTATAAAATATCCTTTTGGCTCCAGACACATCAATGTAAAAACACTTTTTAGCCTTATTCATACCTTGCCTGAAGAAGTAGGAATGGACATGGCCTTAGAAATATTGAAATTACCCCTTGAAGGAACTCATCATAGAGGAGGCGATGATGCTTGGAATATAGCCGCTATCTTGTCAAGATTAGTATTACAAAGAAGAAATGTTAATTAGCATTTTAATACACCACATTTAAAGAGTGAATTCTCGTTCCCAGACTGAGCCTGGGAACGCCGATATGGAGGTAGAGCCTCCAACAACGTTTCAAAAAACACAGACATGAGGCAGAACCTCATATATAGCGTTCCCAGGCTCAGTATAGGAACAAAAATAGACGATATAAGAAATCATAGGCATAATAGCATTTGATCCATTACAAAGCACTGCACCCGGTTGGGCTATCTGGGTGAAAATAGATAAAGTCCAAAGTTGCCAGCTGTCTATTATGGATGGCTAATAACTAATAACCAATGACTAATGACTAAGAAAATTATTTGTCTGCTTTTAACCTTGCTGCTCGTAGCCTGCGGTACAACTGCAAGCGACATTACAGGAACCGCCCAAGTGAAACCGGGTGCTTTTAAGGTAGCGGCGATTTTTCCCGGAGCTGTGGATGACAAAGCTTGGAATCAATCAGGTTATGAAGGATTAAAGCTAATTGAAAAAGAACTTGGCGCTGAGGTGGCTTATGCTGACAGTGTGCCAGGAGCCGATGCTGAAAAACTTTTTCGTCAATATGCTAAAAAAGGTTTTGATTTTATCATCGGTCATGGTGGGGAATATATCGCAACAGCTAAAGTCGTATCCGCAGAATTTCCGCGCAATAAATTTGCGGTTATGAGTAGTGATGCTGGCAACAATAAAAATTTTGGCGCTTTGGCGTTTCGGGCTGGGGAATTAGGGTATTTAACAGGAGTGGTAGCAGCGCTGAAAACACAAACTAATAAAGTTGCTTACATTGGCGGTCAAAAATATGCAAGTTTGGAAGAGGAAGCTACCTTATTTGAACGAGGTGTCAAGCAAATTAACCCCTCAGTCCAAGTATTCATCGATTGGGTGGGAAGTTGGACAGATGCAGACAAAGCCAGCAAAATTTCCCAAAAGCTAGTGGCGGCAGGCGTTGATATCATAACGGTCAATGCTGATACTGCTTATAAAGGTGTTATAAAAGTTGTTGCTGAAAATAAAGGAGTTTATGCTATTAGATGGAATCATGCCATTCCTGGGCTTCCAGAGCAACAAAAACCACCCCCAAAAATTATTTTAACTAATGCCATGCAGCAGGTTCCTATGGTAATGCTCGAAGGAGCAACTTTGGTAGAGCAAGGGCGTTGGGAGGGCAAGCAGTATAAATTTGGGTTGCAAGAGGAAATCCAAGATTTGACTCCTTTCTATGGTTCGCTCACTCCAGAACAAGAAGAATTTATAAACTCCCTGAAGGAAGACATTATTACAGGAAAAATCGATGCTACACATTAGTTATTAGCCATTACTTAAATTTAAAGGAATTAGTGGGTGAAAGAGATTTCTAAAGGAGGCACGATGAACCAACAAAATAAAGGCAGTGGTTCACGGCTAGGGGCAAGTCATGAGTTGCCTCTACGAATGGATAGGGCTTCGCCACTTTCTGGTTTTTTTTCTATTGCTAATCAACTTAGATATGGTTTGGTACTGCTAGTAGTTTTAGCTTTATTAATTACGTCGGGAATGTTAATTTCTCTGAGCTTCCAGGCTCAAATAGAACAGGTAGAAGTCGCCCAGCAAGAGCGAAGTTTGGTAGCTGCTGGCGAGATTAATGCTTACTTGGATGACTTGCAGCGTAAACTGAGCTACCTTGCTAGAGTGCAAGGCTTGACGGATTTTTCACCGGAAATTCAGCAACCTTTGTTGGAAGCGCTGACGCGCCATAATAGTGCTTATGAAAAAGTGGCGATTTTCAATAAACGTGGTGAGGTTGTTTCTGAGTATTCTCCTTATGATGATTCAAAATTCTCTCACCCGGACGATTACCGCTCATTTGGGCGGGCTTTTAAACAAAAAGAAGACATTGTTAGTCCAGTTAGAATGGACGCTGATACAAAACTTCCAGTTGTTACCTTAGCGTTACCAATTCGCAACCAGCAGGATGTAGTAGATGGCGTTTTGATGGCGCGGATTAATTTAAACTTTCTCTGGTTCATTGTATCTCAGATCGATGTTGGTAAAACTGGTTACACTTATGTAATTGATAACCGCAAGTATTTAATTGCCGAAAAAGGGATAGCACCTAATAATTATAAGTTGCACGATATTTCAAACTACACTTTTATCAAAAGATTAACAAAATTGAAGGGTGCGAAAACCCTAAAGAATTATCAGGGGTTAAAAGGGGTGGAAGTGGTGGGCGCGATCGCGCCCATTCGCAGTGTACGCTGGAAGGTGGTGGTAGAACTTCCTACGGCTGAAGCTTACGCTCCTGTGCAGAGAATGCTTTTCGTGATGGGTATAGCCTTGAGCGTGGCGATGCTGGTTGCGGCTGAGTTAGGTTGGTTCTTCTCTCGGCAAATTGTATCACCTTTGCAGCGTTTGACGCAGGCAGCAGCCAAAATTAGCGCGGGAAATTTGGATACCCAGGTGACAGTTAACCGTCACAACGAAATGGGGGTATTAGCAACAACTTTTAATGAAATGACCGCTCAGCTGCGCGGACTGATTAAAGAGTTGCGTAAGGAGCGAAATTTTGTTTCCGCAATTCTAGATACAGCGGGTGCTTTGATGATTGTGGTTGATAGACAAGGGCGAATTATTCGGTTTAATACGGCTTGTGAAGAAATAACTGATTACTCGTTTGCAGAGGTGAAAGATCAACCTTTTTGGGATATTTTTCTAATTCCAGAGGAAGCAAAATCTATTAAAGATATTTTCGCTCAGTTGCACACTGGTAAGTTTCCCAAAACCTACGATAATTATTGGACTACGAGGGATGGAAGGCAGCGGCTAATTAGTTGGTCAACTACTGTTTTACTCGATGCTGATGGTTCAATTAAGTATATGATTGGCACCGGAATTGACATTACTGAACGTAAACGCGCGGAAGAGGCGCTGTTACTTTCAGAAGAAAAGTTTTCTAAAGCTTTTCTTTCTAGTCCAGATTCGATTGCTATCAGTACGATCAAAGATGGACGCTATGTAGAAATTAATGAAAGTCTTTTACGAACGACTGGTTACACTCGTGAAGAGCTAATTGGACATACCGCCATTGAATTAAATATATGGAACAATCCGGAAGACCGTCTTAAGATGATAGATATGTTGCAAGAGGCGGGAAATATTCGCAATTTAGAATGTGAGTTTCGCAAGAAGTCTGGAGAAGTGGCTATAGGTTTACTCTCAGCAGAAGTTATCAATTTTGGCGGTGAATTATGCGTGCTGGCTGTTGTTAACGACATCACCGAGCGCAAAGCTGCGGACGCGCAACTACGCGACGCTTTAGAACGCGATCGCTTACTTGGTGTCATTGCTCTGCGGATTCGTCAATCCCTCGATCTCCAGCAAATTTTAGATACTACTGTCAGCGAAGTCCGAAATTTTCTTTCAGCAGATCGGGTTTTTATCAGTCGCATCTATGACGATTTTCAGGTTGTTGCTGAGTCGGTTATTCCGCCGTGGCGACCTATTCAAGAATGGACTCCCAAAAATGAAGAACATTATCAAGCAATTAGGAAAGTTTTTGAAAATAAATCCGTCCATGTTGTTAAAGATACCTCTCAAATAGAGATTTCTTCAGTCGTTGCTGAGGATTTCAATAATTATCAAATCAGAGCTTTCTTGGCTGTACCAATTATTCTGGATGAGGAACCTTGGGGACTGTTGATAGTCGATCAATGTACGTCACCGCGTGATTGGCAGCAATCTGAAATTGATTTGCTATCATCATTGGGAACGCAAGTAACTATAGCTATTAAACAAGCAAAACTCTACCAAGAGGTACAGGAGCTAAATGCTCGGTTAGAACGTAAAGTGGAGGAACGTACTGCTCAACTTTCTCAAAAAATGCAGGAACTAAAAGAGCTAAATGAACTAAAAGATGAGTTTTTACACGCAGTTTCTCACGATTTGCGTACCCCGATTATGGGTATGTCTTTAGTTGTAAATAATTTATTAAATAAATCAGGGGAAACAATCCCGATTTCTCGCTCAATTTTAGAGCGAATGATCCAGAGTAGCGATCGCCAACTGAGTTTGATTAACTCTCTCCTCGAAACCCACTCCAGCGAAGTTCGAGGTGTTATCCTCAATTACCAGCTAGTACAACTGGGTACGCTAACTTCAGCGATCGCTCAAGATATGGAACCACTGCTCCTGAAAAATCAAGCTACCCTGAACAACTTAGTTCCAGCTTCTTTACCAGGCGTGACAGCAGATCCATTGCAGCTGAGACGAGTATTTGAAAATCTGCTCACCAATGCCCTAAATCATAACCCACCCGGACTCATTCTCACCCTGCAAGCCACAGTTGAGGAAGAAATGGTTCATTGCACCGTTGCGGATAACGGCGTGGGAATGAACCCCGAAGCGTGCGATCACCTGTTCGAGCGTTATGTTCGCGGTTCCCGCGCCCGTTCAACTGGCATCGGTCTAGGGTTATATCTTTGTCGGCAAATCATCACAGCTCATGGCGGACAAATTGGTGCTATTAGCGCCCCCGGAGCCGGAGCAACTTTTTGGTTCACATTACCCCTGTTCGCGTCTCCTACTGAAGAAGTAGGTAATTAGTAGGGGCGAAGCATTCGCGCCGATAGATTATCGGTAAGTTGTAAATTGTTATCCGCGAATGCTTCACCCTAACAGGTTATGAGTGACAGGTGGCTAAAAATCACCCAATCGGGTGAGTCAGAAGCACGAAGCGCGATCGCGACCTCTTCTCTTAACTTGGAAGAGTAGAAGTGTACGTGCAGGGAAATTCCATGTTTAAAAAAAAAGTTGTGACTAATGAAACTGCGCCACCTGCTGCTCATCTGTCACTCATTAAATGCTATCGAGAAAATATGATTTCTAATTTAGAGTATTTACAAGCTTTACGGAATTGTTGCCGAAATGAAGCCGCTTTTGAAGAACTTAAAAATCTCTTAAATTTGGCTGGGCAAAGTATTGAGGAAATAGCTATACCAAATCAGCTTCATGAACCAGCCGCGAAGAACCTCACCCCGCCTCCGGCTCCCCTCTCCGCTTGTCCAGAGGGACTGGGGGGGCGGTGTTTTAATGATGGGCTAACCGGGTTGGATATCAGTCTGCCATCAACACAAATTAACACAGATTTTCAGTCACAAAATGTCACTCATTCTTGGGATTTGCTCCCAACAGAAGCCTCAATGTCCCAATCTGTGCCAGAATTAAACAAAATTGCCGCCAACAAGCTCGGAATAATTTTTAAGCTTATAGATCG
This is a stretch of genomic DNA from Microcoleus sp. FACHB-831. It encodes these proteins:
- the murF gene encoding UDP-N-acetylmuramoyl-tripeptide--D-alanyl-D-alanine ligase, encoding MSFHVLLSQLAEIIAAGSVNLSDDLLAAAVAGITTDTRTLKAGEVFVALRGEKFDGHEFVETALRKGAIAVITDYKMPGAIPQLHVKDTLTAYQAIARWWRSQFKIPVIGITGSCGKTTTKELVSAVLSSTKGNIHKTLFNYNNEIGVPKTLLEMSPIHDYAVIEMAMRAKGEIALLTQIACPTIGVITNVGTAHIGRLGSKEAIAQAKCELLAEMPSSSIAVLNHDDRRLMETAAGVWQGQTITYGLEGGDVRGELIDNETLLVEGMRLPLPLPGRHNASNFLAALAVAKILQVDWTPFKAGLAVNLPSGRAQRYNLPNDVVILDETYNAGLESMLAALQLLAETPGKRHIAVLGTMKELGEQSPEFHFAVGEAARKLNLDGLLILVDDKEAEAIALGAAPLPAECFTTHQAIVDRLKEMVEESDRILFKASHSVALDRVVNQFRAEFTA
- a CDS encoding 3'-5' exonuclease; its protein translation is MAKKLDQIIVVDIESTCWEKKPPEGQESEIIEIGICPLDVPSGERLEKESILVKPERSQISEFCTNLTTLTQEQVNQGVPFAEACSILKKNT
- a CDS encoding 3'-5' exonuclease, whose product is MFNSKKKYLTQQRVWASYGDYDRNQFQKQCQSHSIKYPFGSRHINVKTLFSLIHTLPEEVGMDMALEILKLPLEGTHHRGGDDAWNIAAILSRLVLQRRNVN
- a CDS encoding BMP family protein; the protein is MTKKIICLLLTLLLVACGTTASDITGTAQVKPGAFKVAAIFPGAVDDKAWNQSGYEGLKLIEKELGAEVAYADSVPGADAEKLFRQYAKKGFDFIIGHGGEYIATAKVVSAEFPRNKFAVMSSDAGNNKNFGALAFRAGELGYLTGVVAALKTQTNKVAYIGGQKYASLEEEATLFERGVKQINPSVQVFIDWVGSWTDADKASKISQKLVAAGVDIITVNADTAYKGVIKVVAENKGVYAIRWNHAIPGLPEQQKPPPKIILTNAMQQVPMVMLEGATLVEQGRWEGKQYKFGLQEEIQDLTPFYGSLTPEQEEFINSLKEDIITGKIDATH
- a CDS encoding PAS domain S-box protein, whose product is MNQQNKGSGSRLGASHELPLRMDRASPLSGFFSIANQLRYGLVLLVVLALLITSGMLISLSFQAQIEQVEVAQQERSLVAAGEINAYLDDLQRKLSYLARVQGLTDFSPEIQQPLLEALTRHNSAYEKVAIFNKRGEVVSEYSPYDDSKFSHPDDYRSFGRAFKQKEDIVSPVRMDADTKLPVVTLALPIRNQQDVVDGVLMARINLNFLWFIVSQIDVGKTGYTYVIDNRKYLIAEKGIAPNNYKLHDISNYTFIKRLTKLKGAKTLKNYQGLKGVEVVGAIAPIRSVRWKVVVELPTAEAYAPVQRMLFVMGIALSVAMLVAAELGWFFSRQIVSPLQRLTQAAAKISAGNLDTQVTVNRHNEMGVLATTFNEMTAQLRGLIKELRKERNFVSAILDTAGALMIVVDRQGRIIRFNTACEEITDYSFAEVKDQPFWDIFLIPEEAKSIKDIFAQLHTGKFPKTYDNYWTTRDGRQRLISWSTTVLLDADGSIKYMIGTGIDITERKRAEEALLLSEEKFSKAFLSSPDSIAISTIKDGRYVEINESLLRTTGYTREELIGHTAIELNIWNNPEDRLKMIDMLQEAGNIRNLECEFRKKSGEVAIGLLSAEVINFGGELCVLAVVNDITERKAADAQLRDALERDRLLGVIALRIRQSLDLQQILDTTVSEVRNFLSADRVFISRIYDDFQVVAESVIPPWRPIQEWTPKNEEHYQAIRKVFENKSVHVVKDTSQIEISSVVAEDFNNYQIRAFLAVPIILDEEPWGLLIVDQCTSPRDWQQSEIDLLSSLGTQVTIAIKQAKLYQEVQELNARLERKVEERTAQLSQKMQELKELNELKDEFLHAVSHDLRTPIMGMSLVVNNLLNKSGETIPISRSILERMIQSSDRQLSLINSLLETHSSEVRGVILNYQLVQLGTLTSAIAQDMEPLLLKNQATLNNLVPASLPGVTADPLQLRRVFENLLTNALNHNPPGLILTLQATVEEEMVHCTVADNGVGMNPEACDHLFERYVRGSRARSTGIGLGLYLCRQIITAHGGQIGAISAPGAGATFWFTLPLFASPTEEVGN